Proteins from one Papaver somniferum cultivar HN1 unplaced genomic scaffold, ASM357369v1 unplaced-scaffold_158, whole genome shotgun sequence genomic window:
- the LOC113337041 gene encoding E3 ubiquitin-protein ligase RNF14-like gives MNQQGTRIQNKKYEDNQNLLPRQQPYSLESSAREHHLIDPNQQPRVIEKTAADSQVRLSVFNKGRESDQKPKDEVDHVIRSSCRLEEIILSVSQEEQPKLSQEQLRVNNRLQEEEILAMGAIYGENFIQLDRQDGLRYFQINIHIDVSDKLIVYTGPFDGEIKFGGIYSEAMATADDNSNGFFYSTFKVQYLPPIVLTCLLPNAYPSHGAPFFTISVQWLDAMRISSLCQMLDTIWTDQSGQEIVYPWVDWLCNSSLSHLEFDNNIGTPLGKAADNAAVDRRAISESVSLDVDIRSILNYNEDKLNQGFCQNLQECCICLSDHPGTSFVRLPCKHFFCRNCMETYSTIHAKEGVAILCPQIKCRELVPPGLVKSLLGDERFEKWESLLFQKTLDTMSDIVYCPRCDMACLEDEDHLAECPRCFFTFCGLCGNRLHVGVPCMTLEVKLRFLQITHPVQKRQTGMNKEERRKQLDEINKSLNMEEIMHIAKRCPKCRVGISRSYGCNHMRCVNCSESFCYKCGKAYENLKPLCCGYFDMDPETISQQEQERQADELSRKRRQEAQRQQEQEEQRQFQLPIKDPASRAHPCPSCRQMNPKVDNNNHILCWYCQKHHCYLCRKMVTRSSQHYGPKGCKQHSAG, from the exons ATGAATCAACAAGGTACTAGAATTCAAAATAAGAAGTATGAGGATAACCAAAATCTTCTTCCCAGACAGCAACCTTATTCTCTGGAATCATCAGCTCGAGAGCATCATCTAATTGACCCAAATCAACAACCCCGTGTTATTGAGAAAACAGCTGCTGATTCCCAAGTGCGTTTATCAGTTTTTAACAAAGGACGAGAAAGTGATCAGAAACCTAAAGATGAAGTTGATCATGTAATTCGTAGTAGTTGTCGGTTAGAAGAGATTATATTATCAGTATCCCAAGAAGAACAACCCAAATTGTCACAAGAACAACTTAGAGTTAATAATCGGTTGCAGGAAGAGGAG ATACTAGCAATGGGGGCTATATATGGTGAAAATTTCATTCAACTTGACAGACAAGACGGCTTACGTTATTTCCAG ATAAATATACATATTGATGTTTCCGATAAACTTATAGTGTATACTGGCCCATTTGATGGAGAAATCAAATTTGGCGGAATATACAGTGAAGCAATGGCAACAGCTGATGATAATTCAAACGGATTCTTTTACTCCACCTTCAAAGTTCAGTATCTTCCTCCAATCGTATTAACATGTTTATTACCGAACGCATACCCAAGCCATGGTGCTCCtttttttaccatctctgttCAATGGCTGGACGCTATGAGGATATCTAGCTTGTGTCAAATGCTGGATACAATTTGGACCGATCAATCAGGGCAGGAAATTGTTTATCCATGGGTGGATTGGCTATGTAATTCATCTCTCTCCCACCTAGAGTTTGATAATAATATTGGAACACCGTTAGGAAAGGCAGCTGATAATGCTGCTGTAGATAGACGTGCCATTTCAGAAAGTGTCTCTCTAGATGTAGATATACGTTCGATACTCAATTATAATGAAGATAAACTCAACCAGGGATTCTGCCAAAACCTACAAGAATGCTGCATTTGTCTAAGTGATCATCCAG GCACTAGCTTTGTAAGATTGCCGTGTAAGCATTTCTTCTGTCGCAATTGCATGGAGACATATTCAACCATTCACGCAAAGGAAGGCGTGGCAATACTATGTCCGCAAATAAAATGCAGGGAACTAGTTCCACCTGGTTTGGTTAAAAGCTTGCTTGGAGATGAAAGATTTGAAAAATGGGAGTCTCTCTTGTTTCAGAAGACACTTGATACAATGTCTGATATAGTTTATTGCCCTAGATGTGATATGGCTTGTTTAGAGGATGAGGACCACCTCGCCGAGTGTCCCAGGTGCTTCTTTACCTTCTGTGGTCTTTGTGGAAATCGACTTCATGTTGGAGTTCCATGTATGACGCTAGAAGTGAAGCTTAGGTTCTTGCAg ATAACTCATCCTGTGCAGAAACGTCAGACCGGAATGAATAAGGAGGAACGGCGTAAGCAACTGGACGAGATAAATAAGAGTCTTAATATGGAGGAAATAATGCATATTGCTAAAAGATGCCCTAAATGCCGTGTCGGAATCTCCCGGAGTTATGGCTGTAACCACATGCGCTGCGTGAATTGTTCGGAGAGCTTCTGTTATAAATGTGGCAAGGCGTACGAAAATTTAAAACCTCTCTGTTGTGGCTATTTTGATATGGACCCTGAAACCATTAGTCAGCAGGAGCAAGAGCGACAGGCAGACGAATTGAGCAGGAAGCGTCGGCAGGAAGCCCAGAGACAACAAGAGCAGGAGGAGCAGAGACAATTTCAGTTACCAATTAAAGATCCAGCATCCCGTGCTCACCCATGCCCAAGCTGCCGTCAAATGAATCCAAAG GTAGATAATAACAACCACATATTATGTTGGTATTGCCAGAAGCATCATTGCTACTTGTGCCGAAAGATGGTTACACGAAGCTCCCAACACTACGGACCCAAGGGCTGCAAACAACACTCAGCTGGATGA
- the LOC113337042 gene encoding uncharacterized protein LOC113337042 yields the protein MSWNVWGLCSPKKRTAVKQVLQLHKPSIVILPESKIPTCTNSDICGSRSMGWTFQPSIGASGGIIIIWNPSIIEVISSLEGQCRFLSSNFYWFLTGVYGPNRVNERKHFWRELHYIGGLWQIPWVFGGDFNVIRRIEGTTTNRRTTRSMRKFSQFISTHALVDLPLKGSKYTWSNGQASPTLTRIDMFLFSSDFEGKFPFISQLAKTRPTSDHIPILLDLAEPS from the coding sequence CATAAACCATCAATAGTAATTCTTCCAGAGTCGAAAATACCTACCTGCACTAATTCTGATATATGTGGCTCAAGATCAATGGGTTGGACCTTTCAGCCTTCTATTGGAGCCTCCGGCGGCATCATAATTATCTGGAACCCGAGTATTATTGAAGTCATATCCTCATTGGAAGGTCAATGTAGATTTTTGTCATCTAACTTTTATTGGTTTCTCACAGGAGTTTATGGCCCAAATAGAGTTAATGAAAGAAAGCACTTTTGGAGAGAATTGCACTACATAGGAGGCCTTTGGCAAATCCCATGGGTATTTGGAGGAGATTTCAATGTCATTCGAAGAATCGAAGGTACAACTACCAACAGAAGGACCACTCGAAGTATGAGGAAATTCTCACAATTCATATCAACTCATGCACTGGTCGATCTCCCCCTCAAAGGATCAAAGTACACATGGTCAAATGGTCAGGCATCCCCTACTCTTACTAGGATTGATATGTTCTTGTTTTCATCTGATTTTGAAGGAAAATTTCCATTCATCTCTCAGCTGGCTAAGACAAGGCCAACATCAGATCATATACCAATTTTGTTGGATCTCGCAGAGCCATCTTGA